One window of the Triticum dicoccoides isolate Atlit2015 ecotype Zavitan chromosome 3B, WEW_v2.0, whole genome shotgun sequence genome contains the following:
- the LOC119280530 gene encoding E3 ubiquitin-protein ligase SINA-like 10, translating into MQGAGAAEGRSRGSPSTMDKADESAKKARLDLPDAHSVKQELVAHDAAAGAGAIVAVPEHSPRAELAVKIDMCVLHCPLCALPFKPPVFQCKGGHLACGGCAAQQPSGQCGACADGCGFFDPCPALDAVVSSTRVECPNAGCQRYVTYHEADEHRGACAHAPCRCTEHGCAFVGAAPDLAGHLSAAHSVPVRAIRYGKVSRLQVPVSTPRQLLVGDDDGRVFVLTVGALGAAATAVSVVCARGSAATRLRFTCKMWVNLTTSAAANGGKADTVLVEMQMRSSTSPGAMVAAGEPTFLAVPPAYLVPGADGGDGAAGMEVPLSVRIDKIAPWSD; encoded by the exons ATGCAGGGCGCCGGCGCCGCCGAGGGGAGGAGCAGGGGCTCGCCGTCGACCATGGACAAGGCCGACGAGAGCGCCAAGAAGGCGCGGCTGGACCTGCCCGACGCCCACTCCGTGAAGCAAGAGCTCGTCGCGCACGACGCGGCGGCCGGAGCAGGCGCCATCGTTGCGGTGCCGGAGCACAGCCCCAGGGCGGAGCTCGCCGTGAAGATCGACATGTGCGTGCTCCACTGCCCGCTCTGCGCCCTCCCCTTCAAGCCCCCCGTCTTCCAG TGCAAGGGCGGGCACCTGGCCTGCGGCGGGTGCGCGGCCCAGCAGCCCTCCGGCCAGTGCGGGGCGTGCGCGGACGGCTGCGGCTTCTTCGACCCCTGCCCGGCGCTGGACGCCGTCGTGTCCTCCACCCGGGTCGAGTGCCCCAACGCCGGCTGCCAGAGGTACGTCACCTACCACGAGGCCGACGAGCACCGGGGCGCGTGCGCGCACGCGCCCTGCCGCTGCACGGAGCACGGCTGCGCCTTCGTCGGCgcggcgccggacctcgccggccaCCTCAGCGCCGCCCACTCCGTGCCGGTGCGCGCCATCCGCTACGGCAAGGTGAGCCGGCTCCAGGTCCCCGTGTCCACGCCGCGGCAGCTGCTCGTCGGCGACGACGACGGCCGCGTGTTCGTGCTCACCGTGGGCGCGCTCGGCGCCGCGGCGACCGCCGTGTCCGTGGTCTGCGCCAGGGGGAGCGCGGCCACGAGGCTGCGGTTCACGTGCAAGATGTGGGTCAATCTGACCACGTCCGCGGCCGCGAACGGCGGCAAGGCGGACACCGTGCTGGTGGAGATGCAGATGAGGAGCAGCACCTCGCCCGGcgccatggtcgccgccggcgagccgACGTTCCTCGCGGTGCCGCCGGCGTACCTGGTCCCGGGAGCGGAcgggggcgacggggcggcgggcATGGAGGTGCCGCTCAGCGTCCGCATCGACAAGATCGCGCCTTGGTCCGACTGA
- the LOC119274424 gene encoding E3 ubiquitin-protein ligase SINA-like 10, with protein MAEEPSVKRTKTEDLGEGSVPDAAAAAAAAEAEEERPGCEVTVKIQSKALRCRICSEPLKPPIFKCAAGHVLCSQCPEKLREVGHVLRLGTFCALCCKSTSYSRCVELEQFIDAMKVPCSNQTYGCNEFVGYQQKEKHESSCPHAPCYCPEDDCAFKAPACCLLDHFVTAHGWSPTNLVYNKPLKIPLARDRRFTLLVGEDMSLFLLINTLTSIGSALAVVCVRPHESEPSYSCNISAAAHGVAGGKTDGRLVFQKDPHVSSSSLAGGLKLGNFFLLVPLEFAETSSGELTVHIRIDRVAP; from the exons ATGGCGGAAGAACCTTCGGTGAAGAGGACCAAGACGGAGGACCTTGGAGAGGGGTCAGTGCCAGACgccgcggcggctgcggcggcggcggaggcggaagaGGAGAGGCCCGGCTGCGAGGTGACCGTCAAGATACAGTCCAAAGCTCTCCGCTGCAGGATCTGCTCCGAGCCCCTCAAGCCGCCCATCTTCAAG TGTGCGGCTGGGCACGTTTTGTGTTCTCAGTGCCCGGAAAAGCTCCGTGAGGTTGGGCACGTTTTGAGACTGGGTACATTCTGCGCTCTGTGTTGCAAAAGCACTAGCTATTCCCGCTGCGTCGAGCTCGAGCAGTTCATCGACGCCATGAAAGTGCCATGCTCGAACCAAACATACGGCTGCAACGAGTTCGTCGGCTACCAGCAGAaagagaagcatgagagttcatgccCACATGCTCCATGCTACTGCCCAGAGGATGACTGCGCCTTCAAAGCGCCGGCATGTTGCCTGCTGGACCACTTCGTCACCGCGCACGGATGGTCGCCGACCAACTTGGTTTACAACAAGCCACTGAAGATCCCCTTGGCACGAGACCGCCGGTTCACGCTTCTAGTTGGGGAGGACATGTCCTTGTTCCTCCTGATCAACACCCTGACCAGCATCGGCAGTGCTCTCGCCGTGGTCTGCGTCAGGCCCCACGAGTCTGAACCCAGCTATTCGTGCAACATCTCGGCTGCTGCTCATGGTGTCGCTGGTGGGAAAACCGATGGGAGGCTCGTGTTCCAGAAGGATCCTCACGtgtcaagcagctcgctggcgggtGGACTTAAGCTGGGCAACTTCTTCCTGCTGGTTCCTCTGGAATTCGCCGAGACCTCATCTGGTGAACTCACTGTACACATCCGCATCGACAGAGTGGCGCCATAG